In the Panthera tigris isolate Pti1 chromosome F3, P.tigris_Pti1_mat1.1, whole genome shotgun sequence genome, ATTTAAATTTAGTGCCCATCATCTGTGTAGCTTTGAGGTTTTAAGGCCtacaaccaatttttttttttaattaatttatttttttttaacatttatttatttttgagacagagagagacagagcatgaacgggggagggtcagagagagagggagacacagaatctgaaacaggctccaggctctgagcagtcagcacagagccggacgcggggctcgaactcacataccgcgagatcgtgacctgagccgaagtcggacgcttaaccgactgagccacccaggcgccccatggcctACAACCAATTTTAGGAGCACTGAGGTGGTGGGAGCCATAGACTACTTGAGACCCAGAGAGTGGAGCTAAAGGGTAGCAGTGTTTACTGATGAGGGACATGTTTCTAGACACTTTTTCAAGTTGGATATTGCTTGCATAGTGGGTGTTTTCAACCACACCTGGTAGCAGATTCAAGGGGAGGACAGGACAGTGAGTCTTTCTAAATAAGatacctgaggggcacctgggtggctcagttggttacgcgtccaactcttgatttcagctcaggttatgatctcacggtttgtgggatcgaggcctgcatcaggctctgtgctgacagtgaggagggagcctgcttgggattctctgtctgcgcttcccctgccccctcacccctcctccactcgtgtgtgtgtgtgtgtgtgtgtgtgtgtgtgtctgcgtgcatgtgcatgcacatgctctttctcaaaacaaacaagtagatttaaaaaataagaataataaataagataCCTGACCTGAGAGAGAAGAGCCTTCATTCACACATCCCTTCTTGTTTGAGAATGGCACAGATACCATTTTTCTTGTGCAAACTAGGAATTTACTTTTTGAATCTAAGTTTGCAATTCTCTTAAAAGTCATGGAGCCTCATCAGTGGTATTGGTTAATTTGGTTTTCCTTTGAATGTTTGAATACTGTAATTGTTTACTTttggagaaatcaagaaaatatagttaaaaagcaaaggaggaaaaagcGATTAAAGCGTTTTGTATTTTAGGTGACCGGAATGAGAAGATGAAAAATCAAATTAAGCAGATGATGGACATTTCTCGGGTATGATCTTTTTTGCGGAGTGCCGTGAGTGCCTGTGAATTCTCACTGTGCCTCCCTTGTAAGACCATTTCGCTCTTTTGGAATTTCTAGACGCAAACTGCAATATCAGTAGTCGGAGAGGATCTAAGACTTCTACAATTTAAGCTTAGAGCCTCGATGTCTACTAAATGCAACCTGGAAGGTAGGCTCCTTCCTGAGAAGAAGGTGCTGCGTTTCTTACCCCCCTCACATCCGTCCACCCGCAGTTTGCAAGTCCGTGTACACACACAGCCCAGCTGTTCTCTCCTTCACAGACCAGATAAAGAAATTGGAAGAGGAACGCAGCTCGCTGCAGTCGGCCAAAGCCGGCCTGGAAGGCGAATGCAAAACCCTGAGGCAGAAGGTGGAGATTCTGAACGAACTGTATCAGCAGAAGGAGATGGCTCTGCAGAAGTAAGATGCTCACGCCTCGCCCTTCGCTGTCGTGTCGTGTTGTGTGAGCAAACGTGGGACTCCTGGACAGAATTCTGTCTTTTGTGAACATTATTTGTGGGGCTTTGCCATCGTAGTTAGTAGAGATtggtctttgtctctttttcgTTTCCCATAGCTtgcatttttcttccattccaatCAGTCATCTGAAATTGTGGCCGGCGCAGTTTCCCGGTGCCGGTGTCACCGCTGTGCCTGCCGTGTGGAGACCCACCTGCTCCCTGTCGTGGCTCCACCACGAGCTTcgctttgtttttttgtggcaTTTAAGTAACTGATCTGTCCTGTGTTTGGTCTACCACTTCTTAATGTATAGACTTTCAGAATCCGGAGTGATTTGTAGGACATGATGTTTAGTAGAATAAATGTTCCAGAAGGAATATTTAGTTATAGGAAGGTGTTCTACGTTTTGGACTCCATACAGTCAGATGCTCACATTAAACTTTACACAGTGTAATTGTGGCAAGGACGTTTGGAGTTCTAAATCTCGAAATACCGGATCGGTGTGTAGGTTTAGGTATTAATCTCCTGAAATCTACAGCTCAGATTTGGAGTTAGGTGTGTCTTGTGAAAGACACTTTTGCGGTTCATTTTACGTTTTCTTCTCCATGAAAATACCCGCGTTCTCTAAAAATAGCTTGTCAGTGGCAGTTGCCATATGGGTTTGCTCCTCTGCTTTACTCTCCGGCATATCCTGGATTTCTGAGAAGGCTTGTCCTGCTAAGCATACTTCCTCTTTTTGAAATTTAAGCTCAAGCTGCTATTGCCTGACGCCATTAAACATGGAAACCATACCACTGATGTTTTCTCTAACTCCTGGCTCACCACACAATCAGTTtagattttccaaatttctttcagGCCAGCCCTCTAAATACCTGGCCTCtttcagagaaatatttctcaTTACGTTACTTTCGTAAAGAGCACTTCTCTGCCACCAGAAGTAATCTGAATGTCCTAAACGGCAGTTGTTTTCTTGACGATCGTCATCGTGGCACTACTTTATTCCGTTCGTCCGACACGCGCAGAGTCACCATGCCTGGCTTGTACCCCGCTCTTCCTCCCCATATCCTCTTCCCTGCCAGTCCCTGACTCATCACCTCTTCCCACTTTCCCTTTCTtgcaccccctcctccaggctccGATGAATTCTGTCTCAGCCCAGAGTGAGCTTTCTAAAACGCGAGTCTTCGTGTCCTCCTGTGCTTACAGTCTATGAGAAATGCTCCACTGTCTTGTGGATCGGTGCCGGACTGTGTCGCGGGCACGTGGCGCACTCCCCTCAGTTGCGGGAGCTGCCTCTCGGGTGCATGTCTTGTAGCGACGTGGGGCGCGTCCTGCCCTGTGGCCGCTTGGAGCCTGTGTGCGCTGCTTTCTCTGCAGTGAAAGGTCCTTTGGCAGTATTTCCCCCTGGCAGCCTCTGCCTCCCGAAAAGTTCACGTTCCTTCAAATCTTTTCCGACGTGAGTTGCAGCAATAAATAGGTAGGTAGCTGAAGAGACTGGGGGAGTGCCCATCTTTTCTTCTAACGTAACTCCTAAATATATGTTTAGATTTAAATCTACCTGTTGCTGTTTGCTTTCTATTGATGGCCTgttctgtgttcttttgtttcttccttctttctgtctttggggTGTTTGAATATTTTCAGTAATTCTGCTTTTCCCCTGTGTACACTGGGTAGTTACAGGTTGCCATTCCCCTCTCCAGCTAATTACCCGAAAGACCACACCATACACCCTGAACTTGTCAAAGTCTGACCTGAATTAATGGATTTACCTCTTTCTGGGCTCTAGCCCCTGCCTTAGATGCTGTCCGAATAATTCTCTAGACACCTACCCTCCACACGTTTCTCCCGTCTTGTCGCACTGCCTTCTGGCCAGTGTTCCTTCTGTTGATGCACAGATTCATAGTTCCTGTGGTTCTTCGTTGTCTGCACACCTGCAGTCTTTCCTTCGGGGTCGTGTTCATTCTACTTGAAGGACGTCCCTTAGTGGCAGATTCGATCCGTGTGTCTGTGCGAGCGTGTCTCTGTTAGGGCCCCCCCACCGCGTGCGCAGCCGCTTAATGTCATCACTGTAGAAGCGACCAGGTACTTGCCGGTTTTATAGTCTCTGTGAGGAGTCCAGGATCAGGCTTCTTTTCCTTGTTCACACGTCTCACCCCTGCCCTTGTTGCCCTCAGTCATTCTTTCTGACTTTCAGCAGCTTTACCGGGAGGTGCTcaggtctccctgcttccctgccctcccccatctCGTGTGCATTTATGCTGCTTGGGGTCATAGGCACCTCTTGATTTGGGGGTCCTTGTGTATTCTGCctcattctgtcttcttttcaaattccatttacaCTGTTTTTTATGATCTCCCCTGTGTCCCCTACATTCTTACCAGGATTTGCTTCATTCTGCATTGGTTTTTACCTGCCCTGTCTCCCAGTGTGCTAAAATCTCACTTTGCTTGCCAGATCAGCTGCTGAAGTCATTCAGTTCATGTCAGTGACTGTGTTTCAGTTTTATAGTTTCTCTTCTGTTAACATCTGTTAATTGTGACTTTTACTTTCTTGAATATGTAAGGCATAATTATTTTGATGTGTGTGTAATGATTCCCATGTGTGGATACCTGATGGGTCCATCCCTCGTTTTTTAGAATTTGATCTCGATGTCTTGTAGAGTGCCCGGTCAATGATTGAGAGGCAGAAATTGTGTATTAATTGTAGAGGAAATGAGAGGGGTGATGTGATTTTCCTACAGAAAAGATGGGAGTTTATTTCTAGCACGtggtcatttgatttttaatatagtCAGCAATTCAGATCCTTCGGAAATGGCCTCATCCCTTCAAAGGACACTGTATTGCCTGTCTGCATAGCTCTTTCGAGTCTCAACCCAAACCCTAGGGCTTTTACTGGGGGTCCCCGTCATTGGTAACCTTGAACtccacttatttttcttagaacCCAGGGTCCGTTGAAAGCTATGCTCAGTCTCCTAAGGTCTCTGTCGTCTTCAGTGTGTGGGATGAACCTGGGGAAAAGGTGGCTTCAGATACCAGGCTTTCTTGTAATTCTGAgattcctcttcctcctggtaCGTGGTCTCATATATTCACTTGTTAGCTAATACATTAGCTCTCTGATGCCTCCACgcacattttttatgtttttgtccaGTGTTCTAATCGTTCTCAGTATTCTCAGACCAACTCCTTCATCACTGGAAAAAACATTGACTCATCTTTTCTCACATCTCTTCCTAAGCCAGAGACAGGGATTTTCCTCTTGTTATGTGCATCTTTTACACGGTAAACTGTGAGCTTTGTTAGTGCAGGGAGAGTACTTTGCTCATACTTTTGACTTAGCGTCTTACTAGGTAACCAATATATCATAGCCACTCATACGATATTTTGCTGAGTATtaagtataaaagaatatataaacctttcttctctttcctgttatTAAACCCTTTAACTATAGCTCTTCTCATTTTGCTTCTGATTCATAGAAATTTAAGTTTCAAGTTAAGTGTTTTTTGAATTAGACTTACGGGCAAAGATGTACAAGGGCAACGagaatagcatttttatttttatgttttttgagaaagagagggcacaagtgagtgagagggagagagacagactctcatgagggaagagagggagagagaagtggggctcacccgatGCAGGCCTTATGCTCACCTGAAGTacggcttgaactcataaactgagatcatgacctgagctgaagttctatgcttaactgacttgaaccacccaggcgccctgagaacagcatttttaaacctttaaacaTTGCTGCCATTGCAGTCTGTTTTATAGTAGATTAACATCTTGAGTTTGAAGGTTAATTGGGTTAAAACCAGTTTCCAGTAGGTAATATCCTGATAATGCAACATCTGGGattctttatctgttttattcactaGACATTGCCAGTTCTGAGATTGTTCTCAAATCACAATTCCGTTGAAATAGGTAGTAGGTGTTCCATATCTGAAGTGTGGGAATGTTCTGTGGTTAATTGCACAGGTTACAAGACATGTTCTAAAAGGCCTTCTTTGGCCGACTGTCTTATTGTGGTACCCGTCTCGGATTGAGAAGCAGTCCTTCCATGATAGCAATAAGGAAAGTAACTATAGGTTTCCTGTGGTAGAAATAAGAGAAGTAATGATCGCTTGCTTTACCTGAAGCTTACCTGTGTGAGGTTGAGCAGCCCGGGCCTTCCACAGGGAAGTGGGCTTTCACTGTGTTAAGCACAAGGAACTTGTCCCTGGGCATGTAGAGTTTTTGACATTTCTTTACTGGTGAGTGAAGAATTATGAGACATTAGAAAGTGCAGGTGATTTGCCAACAGGCTagagattgatttttttatccttgAATGGCAGGTTTGAGCTCTCTCCTGACTTTGTACGTCTGCTGCGTGTTttagagaggaggggaaggtgatGTGTGCTTAGAGGCATTCAAGCCACTGGGAAGACAAACACTTTCGACTGACGACCGATTTTGTCTTAGGAAACTGAGTCAAGAAGAGTATGAGCGGCAAGACCGAGAGCAGCGGCTGTCAGCTGCAGATGAAAAGGCGCTTTTGGCTGCAGAGGAAGTAAAAACGTACAAGTGAGTTCAGCTTCGAAAGAGGGGTCAGCGACTGGGGAAACTACTGTTGGcttcttaaaaaaacatgttaCAGTGTGTAGAACAAAGTAGCCCAGAACATAAATAAACGGTCAAAGGGTGTAAGTACAGTTAATTcatgtgagggaaaaaaaaagtttaggttaacaaaggaaaaaatgtcacGTTAACAGACTTTCTTTATACCCAGTACTGGCAAGACCGTAAGGGGACTTGGTTCGTGCCAACGGTTCCGGGGGGTTTTGTGTGTTGGAGTAATTGTTTTCGGAAGGCTGTTTGCTGTAATGATGTAGCAGAAATCATGAAAGCGATTGTGCCATTTGATAGACTCAGGGGTGGCAGCTCTGGGAGATCTTCCGTGGCTATACTTAATGGAGGAGAAAGATATCTTTAGCAGAATTGCTTGAGAACATCGAGGAACAGTCGTAAGATTAGCGTATCAACTCAGAATCTCCAGCTGGTAAATAGTAGGGAAATTAATATTAGTTTTGATCATCTTATGCTTTTCTTATGACCACGAGGCTGTGGATGGAGCCCGGAGCCCGCAGGAGTGCAGGTGTTACAGTCAAGGGGGTGTGGTGAGACTGTTGAAACTATTCTTTAGTTGCACTTTAATTGATAAACGCAAGTGTGATTCTTAGGCGCAGAATTCAAGAAATGGAGGATGAATTACAGAAAACCGAGCGCTCGTTTAAAACCCAGGTAATTACCATACTGCCCTAGAGCTGCAGAATTCTTTGGTAGCTAGTGGACTATTGTAGTGCCTGTTAAACGAGTCCCTAAACACAGCTTTTGATGTGTTGTCTTTTCCAGATTGCTACTCACGAGAAGAAAGCTCATGATAACTGGGtaagatttgtttttcctttcctttattttgtgtgtggCCCACCACAACTGATTTGGATCTTGTTTTCTCCAACAGCTCAAGGCTCGTGCTGCAGAAAGAGCTATCgctgaggagaagagggaagctgCCAACCTGAGACACAAGTATGGGATACTGAATTGCGTTTTCAGTGCGTTTTAGGGTTATTACAGGCTGTGCTTCTGGTTATCGCATGGGGGAGTTTTGTATTTCATATGTGAGTCCATTTTCCCTCCGCATCCAGGTTACTGGAATTAACCCAGAAGATGGCAGTGCTGCAGGAAGAGCCCGTGATTGTGAAGCCACGGCCGGGAAGACCCAGCGCCCAGAACCCTCCGTGGAGAGGTAGCAGCACTTTGAAAGGGCAGCACTCGAGGTTGTGgtcaaaatgtacagaaatcacattttatttctgtgtgtcttAGTTATGATGCCCTAGAAGTAACCCCAAGAACTCAGTAAAGAAAGGTGGCCTCAGAGTGGTAACAGGGCACTGTCATCGTCAGGTCCTCTGAGCCAGAACGGCTCTTTTGGTCCATCTCCTGTGAGTGGGGGGGAGTGCTCCCCTCCCCCGACGGCTGACCCACCTGCCAGACCGCTCTCTGCTACCCTCAATCGAAGAGACATGCCTAGAAGTGAATTCGGTGAGCATTCACATTTTACCTCGCAGTAAACTGGGGCTCCTAGAGGTTTTCCCCCCATCTTTTGAGAATTCTAATGCAAACAACATTTTAGAATTTGGGTCTGCTcggtatagagaaaaaaattcttaatttgtcTTGCTGAATAAATAGTCTGCCGTAAGACCTGCTTTAGAACAGAAAGagtttattattaacattaatgtaacatataaatacataaaaatatagacTATGTAAcgataaatatcatttttttgcttttgaattctTCACTGCAAAGTATAAGCCTTTATCTTTAAATTTCTATGGGGTTCCTCCCTGGAGTATTGTAAAAGTAGCTATAAAAGACTTTATAATTTACAGCCCATTAATATACCATGCTGTACCTATTTCTTAAAATACGTCTGTAATGCTTGGCAAGGTACGGAGGTCAGATTACACACACTGAAAACCATCAGTGTGTGCCGCTGCGGCAGGCCTGTAGCCCAAAGTCCCTGCCGGTGCTGTTAACGTACGTTTTCTTGCTGTTCTTTCCGTCAGACAGCTCGCCTTAATCCTTTAAGTCTGTTTGTAAGTTTGGGATCTCCCCTCATGTGTATTAGGAGACCCGTTTTTAATGTTGCTTTCTAGGTAGAGTTGAACCCTGACCTGTCCACAATTGGTCCGTTTCTTCTGAAAAACCCATACAAgggctctgttctttctctctcaaggatCAGTGGACGGGCCTCCACCTCGTCCTCGATGGTCATCTGAGGCATCTGGGAAACCCTCTGCCTCTGGTAAGGGATCTGAGTGTGTCGAGAGTCTAAAATCCCAGGGTTTCTTACTCTTCCTCGGGGCGAAGATAAGGCAGGATAAATCTAAGTCCTTTCTCTGGCCTTCAGCAGATCCAGGACCCGGTGCAGCTCCCATGGCGAACAGCAGCTCGAGAAGCTCTTCCCCTACTAAGGTGATGGATGAAGGCAAGGTAAGTTCTGCAGGTGTTCTGAGTCGTAACTAGGTATTTCAGCAAACACTGAACTTCTGCAACATCCTCTCTCTGCATCATCCATCTGTGTGCCTGTTACATCTGtagtatctcatttatttttttaaaaagcaaactgttGCCCAAGACCCCGAAGGCCCCTCAGCTCCCAGCATTCCATCTGTGGCTGAGCAGTCAGTAGTAGTAAGTACTTAGAGGTCGAGGACTGAACTGAGCTTGTACTTGGTGTATTTCTGGAAGGGAAGCAGACACTAATCTGCTTGGCTTTAAATTGCATGGCAGTATTGATCTTGTCGTCTTTGACTTGAAAGTGTTGCTGGGTTGCTGAAATCTGACTGGTTGGTTTTCCTCCTTTTGCCTGTTTTGGTTAGGCCGTTCACCTGTTCAGAACATCTCTTGTAATGAACTAAAGAATGTGGAAAGCCCCCACTCCAGCTTTGCATTGTGTGTGCCTCGGCGTTAAGTGTTGTGAGGCGAAGGAAAGTAACTCTATATAGAATTCACCGTCACACCAAGTGTGGCATTTAAGAATATCTCCAGTTGTACGCTAGGCAGACGCTGTCTTGAGTAATCTGAAATTACGGACTGGCAAGGGAAGAATGTTTGCTGCGGGTGAAATCCTCACCGGTGGAGATCTGTCCTTACCTGCCGTGTGGGTTTCCAGCAGTACCCTTCGGTTACGTTCACACGAGCGTGTTCTCTACCAGAGCCACACCGGTCCTCACGGTGCTTCTCTGTGTGGAAATCAGAGTATGCGTGGTAGTCTAGAATTTCCAACCGAGTTTCCCACAGGAAAGGAGGTCAGGGTCTCTAATGAGAAAGCACAGCATTACTGGTGAATGAAGGTAAATATGAGAGCTCCACCTGCCTCCCTGTATGGAGAACATTGCTTCTCTAAGTTTCCGTGCAGGACTCGAGGGACATGCGTCTCTTGAGGTCTTTTTATCCATGGGCGTCTTGGACAAGATGTGAAACCCTGGAGTAGACTTCAGAGAGTAGAGGCCCCTTTGTTAGGTTGGGGGAGCAGAAGTGCCGGTAGGCGGGGGAGGCCAGGCAGACGTGATCCTGAATGGCAGCCTGGCTGTTTACATGCCGTGTGGCCTTCAGCAAATTAATACTTTGTGTCTCTGTTCCTTCATGTTTAAAACAGGATGTTCATACTTGGAGATTGAGAGATCTGCAGATTAAATACATGAAATTGAAGGCACGCTGAATGGTGGCTATTGTCACATGTGTAGAAAGCGGATTTTTCAGCCCCTTGTTCTGTCCATGCTTAGTATGGAAATAGTGCCCTGTTGTGGCAGTGGGAAGGACATGGGGGTGAAGGGGTTGCCCTAGGAATGGATTGTGGTGTTTGTGGTAGGATTTCTTAGCAGTCACCTCTGTTAATGTCCTTCAGCAGTCCTCTTGCTTTCTCCACCTTGCGTATTCTAGCAGTAATAGGACAGGGAAGGTGTTAGCTCCTGGGTCATCCCTTTAACCTGCCTGAGCTGCCAGTGGGAAGAGACGGGAGGGGTAAAGCTTTGTCACACTGGTTGTCCTTTGGACAGGTGCCTGACCTCTGCTTCGTTGGGTCTCAGCTTTTATTGGTGTTGGTGCTTGTGTGTGTTATACCCGAGTCTTCCAGAATTTTAACTGCTTCTGCTCCGCAGGTTCCTATGGCTGCAAAAGGGCCTCCTCCTTTCCCAGGGGTGCCCCTCATGAGCTCGCCCGTGGGAGGCCCTCTACCACCCCCCACTCGATACGGACCGCCACCCCCGCTCTGCGGGCCTTTCGGGCCTCGGCCGCTGCCCCCACCATTTGGTACGGTAATTGAATGGTAGTAATTGACTTGTAGAGTGgaattcatcttttctctctgttccttgttGAAATTTTAATAGTGGCTTTTACAGGGCCATCTACTAAAAGGGCAAAGCAAGCTGAGTACGCTTTCTTTTGGGCACGTGGGGGGCTGCACAGTCCCCCTATACGGAGATGGGCAGTAGGTATCTCATAGACCAGAGAGATTTCTAGAAAGCCAGAAATATTACTTCTGCAGATGGATAGAACTCCCTCTCCCAGCTCAAGAGTTTACAGTGTCCTCTGGACCACAGACATCGGTCAGGAAACAAAGCTTGTAATCACCACGATGGAAGGATATGCAGGGGATCATAGACGgtaggagagagagattgaaccTTCAGTCCCCACCTTGGGAATCACGGGTAGGGCAGCGTTAGCTCTAAGAGAAGGGAGCATTTAATTGGGGGGGTGGCCAGAAGGCCTTTCCCCGGTGGGGCAGGCTCCCGGGTCTGGTGGCGTGTCGGGTGGATGCTGAGCTACTGCCTGAAGTTTTGACACGGCAGCAGACAGGGAGATGGTCCTGTCACACTTCTTTGTTGCAGTAAAGCCCTTATTTCAGTCTGTCTTCTTGCTGTGACACACGGTGCTTTCAAGTACAAACCAAGCCCTTGTGAGACAGAGCTGGCAGAACTGTGGGACAGAAAACACACGAGCTAGGTCGAGGCACGTCTAGATCCTGCTTGTGTTGTTTCCTGGCTGGCCGGCCGGCCGTCGGCCTAGAACTTCACTTTGCCTCCTGCCTGAAGTGCGGGTGCCGCCACCTGGCTTCTCAAGTTGTGAGAAATTAAAGACTGACGTGCCCACGTGTGTTCGCGTGCTTTTACGTGACTTACTCTTTCCAGGTCCTGGCTTACGTCCACCACTAGGCTTGAGGGAATACGCGCCGGGCATTCCACCTGGGAAGCGGGACCTGCCTCTCGACCCTCGAGAATTTCTCCCGGGACACACACCTTTTAGACCTTTAGGCTCTCTTGGCCCGAGAGAGTACTTTATTCCCGGTACTCGACCACCACCGCCAACCCACGGCCCCCAGGATTATCCGCCTCCACCTGCTGCAAGAGACTTCCTGCCTTCTGGCTCCAGAGACGAGCCCCCCGCTGCCTCACAGAGCAGCAGCCCGGACTGTTCACAGGCTTTAAAACAGAGCCCGTAACTCTGACCTCTGACGTTCAGTCTGAGAGAAAGTGGGCTGGGCACATTGGTTACGGTAAAGGATTTCATTGGCTTCAGAATccagaagtttattttaaaaggtatgttTTTAGAACCAAGCTGCCCTGGCAGTGTGCATTTTTGAGCCAAACAATTGAAAAATACCATTTACCCCCCTAAATAAAAACCACCTCATAAGCTAGAGCCTTCTGACAACCTTGAAATGTGCAATAAAGAATACCTGTGTTCTAGTTAACGTAGCGCGTAACTGCTCCATGATTTAGAGTCCTGAGAAATATGAACATTTCCTGTGGAAATGCTAGAacatgtatttccatttattatcCTGTTTTTAGTGTGCACCAGTTGAATACAGAGCAATGGTGTTTATAagcttggttttttaaaatatctggtcGCAAAGACTGTTACGctaaaaatgtttactaaaagATCATTAACTCTCCCTTCTTGCTGAAGTTCTTTGTAGTAATAGTTCATAAAAATTTGGTTATT is a window encoding:
- the MIA3 gene encoding transport and Golgi organization protein 1 homolog isoform X10; translation: MDSVPATVPSVTASPGDPELLGPLSVLYAALIAKLLELVATLPDDVQPGPDFYGLPWKPVLITAFLGIVSFAIFFWRTVLVVKNRVYQVTEQQISEKLKNITKENAELVQKLSNYEQKIKESKKHVQETKKQNMILSDEAVKFKDKIKKLEETNELLDDTAKNLRVMLESEREQNAKNQDLILENKKSIEKLKDVISVNASEFSEVQIALNEAKLSEEKVKSECHRVQEENARLKKKKEQLQQEIKDWSKSHAELSEQIKSFEKSQKNLEVALTHKDDNINALTNCITQLNRLDCESESEGQNKGGNEMDELANGEVGGDRNEKMKNQIKQMMDISRTQTAISVVGEDLRLLQFKLRASMSTKCNLEDQIKKLEEERSSLQSAKAGLEGECKTLRQKVEILNELYQQKEMALQKKLSQEEYERQDREQRLSAADEKALLAAEEVKTYKRRIQEMEDELQKTERSFKTQIATHEKKAHDNWLKARAAERAIAEEKREAANLRHKLLELTQKMAVLQEEPVIVKPRPGRPSAQNPPWRGPLSQNGSFGPSPVSGGECSPPPTADPPARPLSATLNRRDMPRSEFGSVDGPPPRPRWSSEASGKPSASDPGPGAAPMANSSSRSSSPTKVMDEGKQTVAQDPEGPSAPSIPSVAEQSVVVPMAAKGPPPFPGVPLMSSPVGGPLPPPTRYGPPPPLCGPFGPRPLPPPFGPGLRPPLGLREYAPGIPPGKRDLPLDPREFLPGHTPFRPLGSLGPREYFIPGTRPPPPTHGPQDYPPPPAARDFLPSGSRDEPPAASQSSSPDCSQALKQSP
- the MIA3 gene encoding transport and Golgi organization protein 1 homolog isoform X8, producing MDSVPATVPSVTASPGDPELLGPLSVLYAALIAKLLELVATLPDDVQPGPDFYGLPWKPVLITAFLGIVSFAIFFWRTVLVVKNRVYQVTEQQISEKLKNITKENAELVQKLSNYEQKIKESKKHVQETKKQNMILSDEAVKFKDKIKKLEETNELLDDTAKNLRVMLESEREQNAKNQDLILENKKSIEKLKDVISVNASEFSEVQIALNEAKLSEEKVKSECHRVQEENARLKKKKEQLQQEIKDWSKSHAELSEQIKSFEKSQKNLEVALTHKDDNINALTNCITQLNRLDCESESEGQNKGGNEMDELANGEVGGDRNEKMKNQIKQMMDISRTQTAISVVGEDLRLLQFKLRASMSTKCNLEDQIKKLEEERSSLQSAKAGLEGECKTLRQKVEILNELYQQKEMALQKKLSQEEYERQDREQRLSAADEKALLAAEEVKTYKRRIQEMEDELQKTERSFKTQIATHEKKAHDNWLKARAAERAIAEEKREAANLRHKLLELTQKMAVLQEEPVIVKPRPGRPSAQNPPWRGPLSQNGSFGPSPVSGGECSPPPTADPPARPLSATLNRRDMPRSEFGSVDGPPPRPRWSSEASGKPSASDPGPGAAPMANSSSRSSSPTKVMDEGKVPMAAKGPPPFPGVPLMSSPVGGPLPPPTRYGPPPPLCGPFGPRPLPPPFGPGLRPPLGLREYAPGIPPGKRDLPLDPREFLPGHTPFRPLGSLGPREYFIPGTRPPPPTHGPQDYPPPPAARDFLPSGSRDEPPAASQSSSPDCSQALKQSP